Below is a window of Micromonospora chersina DNA.
CCGCCGGGCCTGCCGTCGGTCGACCTCGGGCCGCCGGGCCGGCCGCTCTCCGCCGCCTCCGTGACGGCCCGGTGGGTCTCGGCGACCGTGGTGGGCCGGCCGTGTTGTCCGCCACCCCGCTGCCGGGGCACGCCGCCGTCGCCGACCTCCCCGCCGTCGCCGACGTGCCCGCCGTCGCCGCCGTCACCGGTGCCGCCGTGCGGTCCCCTGGGCTTCGCCACGATCCCCCCGGTCAGCCGTTGACGAGCTTGGACAGGTTGGTGAGGCTGGTGACGAGCGCCGTGGTGTAGCTCAGGATCCGGCCCGCCCACTTCAGCACGGCGGCGGTGATCTGCGCGGCGATCACCGGGATGGTGACCACGAAGATCGCCTCGACCGCCCAGACGATGACGCGCGCCACGAGGTCCGCGATGAGGTCACGGACGATGTCGCGGGTGAACGAGACGAGGTTCCCGGCGGCCTGCGTGGCGGCCGCCATGGCCGCGGACGCGCCGCCCAGGCCGGCGATCGCGTCCACGTTGTTCTTCATCAGCGACTGGTACGCCTCGGCGGCGTGCCCCCGCCAGTCCGGCACGTCGCCGGCCAGGTGCGCCTGGAGGTCGGCCGCCATCCGCTGGAGGTGCCCGGCCATGTTGTCCCAGGTCGCCGCGTGCGAGGCGACCACGTCGGGCATGCCGGTCAGCCAGTCGAGCATCTCCCGCAGCGGCTCGAAGTACTCCATCGCCCAGCCGAGGCCGTTGGCCAGCAACGCGCTGAACGGGTCCAGCACCGTGGCGGCGACGTCCAGCCCGAAGGCCGCCCCGGCGAGCAGGTCGTCGACCCAGCCCTCGCTGCGGATCGCGTCGACCAGGCCCTCGACGCCGTCGGCAAGCGACGACCCCGTCCACACCTCCCGGGTGGACCGGACGCCCGCGACCAGCGACTCGTCGGTCATGCCCGCAACCGCCGGCCGATCGCGCTCATCGAACTCGCCGCGTCACCGTCCACGCCGTCGTAGTTGTCGGCGGTGCGGCGCAGCCCGTCGGCGACGAGCCGGAGGTTCTCGTCGACGTACGCGACAAGCTCGTCCTGGCGGGTGTGCCGGTCCTCCAGGATCCCCGAGATCCACCCGCACAGCAGCCCGTACGCCCGGTCGTCCCGGGCGATGTGCGCGCTCGCGCCGCGGACCGCCTCGAACCGGGCGCGCAGCGCCTCGATGTACGCGGCGTGGGCCCGGATCTGCTCGGTGTCGGCCACCCAGCCGGCCGGGCCGCTCATCGCCGCCAGCCGTGGCCGTCGTACGGGCCGGGCTCGCCCCAGCCGGACTCCGGCTCGGGGCGCAGCTGCCGGCCCACCCGCTCGGCGATCGCCCGCGCGGCCGACGAGTCGGTGCCGACGGTCTCCGCGATGATCTCCTGCGACCGCTCGGCGAGCTGCCCCTTCGCCCGCCGGATCGCCGCCATGACCGCCTCGGCCACCACCTCGGGGGAGACCCGCTGGATCTGGCGGCCCAGGCGCAGGTCCAGCAGCGCGCCGGCCGAGTCGACGGTGACCTCGGCCAGGCCGTTGTCGTCCTCGGCCGTGACCCGCAGCTCCTGGAGGCGGTCGCTCATCGCCTTCGTGTCGGCGGCGAGCTTGTCGATGCGGCCCTTCCAGGCCCGCATCTGGTCCATGGCGCCGTCCGGATCCAGCACGCCCCCGCCCAGAGCCCCGCTCACCATGCGCCTCCCCCGAGTAGGCCCGGATCCCGTGACGACTGCCGACGGGCAGCCCCCGCAGGGCGGCGTCGATTGTAGAACACACCGTCACGTTCGGGAGGCGCCGTCACTCCGGTGTGGACCGTCGACCGTCAGCCGGCCGGGCCGGTGCTCTCCCGGGGCAGGATCGCGTGCGGCGCGGCGATCCGGGCGGGCGGGGCGTCCGGGCGGTCGAGCCGGGCGACGGCCAGGGCGACCGCCGTCCGGGCGAGGAACGCCGGGTCGGCCGACACCGAGGTCAGCGTCGGTTGCGAGTAGCGGCCCTCCGCGCTGTCCCCGATCCCGATCACCGCCACGTCCG
It encodes the following:
- a CDS encoding WXG100 family type VII secretion target; this encodes MTDESLVAGVRSTREVWTGSSLADGVEGLVDAIRSEGWVDDLLAGAAFGLDVAATVLDPFSALLANGLGWAMEYFEPLREMLDWLTGMPDVVASHAATWDNMAGHLQRMAADLQAHLAGDVPDWRGHAAEAYQSLMKNNVDAIAGLGGASAAMAAATQAAGNLVSFTRDIVRDLIADLVARVIVWAVEAIFVVTIPVIAAQITAAVLKWAGRILSYTTALVTSLTNLSKLVNG
- a CDS encoding YbaB/EbfC family nucleoid-associated protein, with product MSGALGGGVLDPDGAMDQMRAWKGRIDKLAADTKAMSDRLQELRVTAEDDNGLAEVTVDSAGALLDLRLGRQIQRVSPEVVAEAVMAAIRRAKGQLAERSQEIIAETVGTDSSAARAIAERVGRQLRPEPESGWGEPGPYDGHGWRR